A window from Jeotgalibacillus aurantiacus encodes these proteins:
- the tilS gene encoding tRNA lysidine(34) synthetase TilS — protein MSDFTAKINRYCRDQHFPIEHERLLIAVSGGPDSLALLHFFQHSPWPEKVEVAHVHHGLRDSADEDLAFVQAYCHAHQIPFHSLRADVKKHMAETGGGTQAAARHVRYAFFKDIMKKRNLTVLLLGHHADDQIETVLFRLTRGTTLKGVAGIPPSRPFGSGVMIRPFLAVTKSEIEQYCEQHHLTPKIDPTNATDSYARNRIRNHLLPLLKKENPSVHDAFRRFTEEVSEDEAFLLKQATEAFDQVVTRQNEEVLVLHLTAFTDLAPPLQRRVIHLILNYLYAKVPTALSSAHVRAVLQLIEQPHPSGQIHLPEKLTVTRSYADVTFQFSSHRELEEGGYEMVIRPGERVELPDGTIECLEGAVHPAISVRDVYHIDEPVHWPLTVRTRKTGDRIQLPDGNGSKKITRVFIDCKVPLPLRDVWPIVTDSQGTILWVPALRKRTLSKENGEPAAYTLIYY, from the coding sequence ATGAGCGATTTTACCGCGAAAATTAATCGTTATTGCCGGGATCAGCATTTCCCGATAGAACACGAGCGGCTGCTGATTGCCGTATCGGGTGGACCGGATTCACTTGCGCTGCTGCATTTTTTTCAGCACAGCCCATGGCCGGAAAAAGTGGAGGTTGCCCATGTGCATCACGGCCTGCGGGACAGTGCGGATGAAGACCTGGCATTTGTTCAAGCCTATTGCCACGCGCACCAGATTCCCTTTCATTCCCTGAGAGCCGATGTCAAAAAGCACATGGCAGAGACAGGGGGAGGGACACAGGCGGCAGCCCGGCATGTGCGTTATGCATTTTTTAAAGACATCATGAAAAAAAGAAATCTGACTGTACTCTTACTTGGTCATCATGCAGATGATCAGATTGAAACGGTGCTGTTCCGACTGACCAGGGGGACAACATTAAAGGGCGTGGCAGGCATACCGCCAAGCCGTCCGTTTGGCTCGGGTGTGATGATCCGCCCGTTTCTTGCTGTCACTAAATCAGAGATCGAACAATATTGTGAACAACATCACCTGACGCCAAAAATCGATCCGACCAACGCGACGGATTCATATGCGAGAAACCGGATCCGGAACCATCTTCTGCCTTTGTTAAAAAAAGAAAATCCATCTGTCCATGATGCTTTTCGACGCTTTACTGAAGAGGTTTCTGAGGATGAGGCGTTTCTTTTGAAGCAGGCAACAGAGGCGTTTGATCAAGTTGTCACCAGGCAAAATGAAGAGGTGCTGGTGCTTCATTTAACTGCTTTTACCGATTTGGCTCCTCCTTTACAAAGAAGGGTGATTCATCTAATATTAAATTATCTGTATGCAAAAGTACCTACAGCCTTATCTTCTGCGCATGTTCGCGCGGTTCTTCAGCTGATTGAACAGCCTCATCCATCCGGTCAGATTCATCTTCCGGAAAAGCTCACAGTCACGCGGTCTTATGCTGACGTGACGTTTCAGTTTTCTTCACATAGGGAACTGGAAGAGGGTGGATACGAGATGGTGATCAGGCCTGGAGAACGGGTGGAGCTTCCGGACGGCACAATTGAATGCCTGGAAGGAGCGGTTCATCCTGCCATTTCGGTTCGTGATGTTTATCACATAGATGAACCGGTACACTGGCCGCTGACGGTTCGGACCCGGAAAACGGGAGACAGAATTCAGCTGCCGGACGGGAATGGATCGAAGAAGATAACGCGTGTATTTATTGACTGTAAAGTACCGCTTCCCCTTCGTGATGTGTGGCCGATCGTCACAGATTCTCAGGGAACCATACTTTGGGTCCCGGCCCTTCGCAAGCGTACTCTGTCGAAAGAGAACGGTGAGCCGGCTGCATATACGTTAATCTATTATTAG
- the hpt gene encoding hypoxanthine phosphoribosyltransferase → MLNKDIEKVLYTEEQLQDKIKELGAELTEEYQDKYPLAIGVLKGAMPFMADLIKRMDVYLEMDFMDVSSYGNSTVSSGEVKIIKDLNTKVEGRDILILEDIIDSGLTLHYLVDLFKYRKAKSIKIVTLLDKPSGRKADIKADYVGFIVPDEFVVGYGLDYAERYRNLPYIGVLKPEIYTNSEE, encoded by the coding sequence GTGTTAAATAAAGATATCGAGAAAGTATTGTACACAGAAGAGCAGCTTCAGGACAAGATTAAAGAACTTGGTGCGGAGCTGACAGAAGAGTATCAGGATAAATATCCGCTGGCAATTGGCGTATTAAAAGGCGCAATGCCGTTTATGGCTGACCTGATTAAGCGTATGGACGTTTACCTTGAGATGGATTTTATGGATGTTTCAAGCTACGGAAACTCTACTGTTTCTTCAGGTGAAGTAAAGATCATTAAGGACCTGAACACTAAAGTTGAGGGACGCGATATTTTAATCCTGGAAGATATTATTGACAGCGGTCTGACACTTCACTACCTGGTGGATCTGTTCAAATACCGTAAAGCAAAATCAATCAAAATTGTGACACTGCTTGATAAGCCATCAGGCCGTAAAGCAGATATTAAAGCTGATTATGTTGGATTTATTGTCCCGGATGAATTTGTTGTCGGATACGGACTGGATTATGCGGAACGTTACCGGAACCTCCCATATATCGGTGTGTTAAAGCCTGAGATTTATACGAATTCGGAAGAATAA
- the ftsH gene encoding ATP-dependent zinc metalloprotease FtsH has protein sequence MNRIFRNTIFYLIIFLVIIGIIGFFNNGNQPNQELTYGEFINALEGGDVTEIEIQPDRNVYNVRGQLDGYAEEEYFLTNIPFESTTLETIDEVAQQNSTEVNVLPAPETSGWVTFLTTIIPFVIIFILFFFLLNQAQGGGGGRVMNFGKSKAKLYTEEKKKVRFKDVAGADEEKQELVEVVDFLKDPRKFTDVGARIPKGILLVGPPGTGKTLLARAAAGEAGVPFFSISGSDFVEMFVGVGASRVRDLFENAKKNAPCIIFIDEIDAVGRQRGAGLGGGHDEREQTLNQLLVEMDGFAGNEGIIMIAATNRPDILDPALLRPGRFDRQITVDRPDVTGREAVLKVHARNKPLSDNIDLKAIAQRTPGFSGADLENLLNEAALVAARQDKKLIDMGDIDEATDRVIAGPAKKSRVISQKERKIVAFHEAGHTVIGVVLDEADMVHKVTIVPRGQAGGYAVMLPKEDRYFMTKPELLDKITGLLGGRVAEDIIFGEVSTGAHNDFQRATGIARRMVTEFGMSDKLGPLQFGQSQGQVFLGRDFNSEQNYSDKIAYEIDTEIQRIIKECYERAKTILTENRDKLELIAETLLDIETLDAEQIKSLVDHGKLPERDYGAGATNGDSERKDVTEESKELDSEETSSEKAPEEKSSEELLEETPPSSDEERKS, from the coding sequence ATGAACCGGATATTTCGTAATACGATCTTTTATTTAATCATTTTCCTGGTAATTATCGGGATTATTGGGTTTTTTAATAACGGAAACCAGCCAAACCAGGAACTCACATATGGTGAATTTATCAACGCTCTTGAAGGCGGAGATGTAACTGAAATTGAAATTCAGCCTGACCGCAATGTATATAATGTTCGCGGGCAGCTTGACGGATATGCAGAGGAAGAATACTTCCTTACAAACATCCCGTTTGAAAGCACGACACTTGAAACCATTGATGAGGTAGCACAGCAGAACAGCACAGAAGTGAATGTTCTTCCTGCACCTGAGACAAGCGGATGGGTAACGTTTCTGACGACGATTATTCCGTTCGTCATTATCTTTATTTTATTCTTCTTCCTTCTGAACCAGGCTCAGGGTGGCGGCGGTGGCCGTGTCATGAACTTTGGTAAGAGTAAGGCGAAGCTTTATACAGAAGAGAAGAAAAAGGTTCGTTTCAAAGACGTGGCAGGAGCAGACGAAGAGAAGCAGGAGCTTGTCGAAGTTGTAGACTTCCTGAAAGATCCACGCAAATTTACAGACGTTGGCGCACGTATTCCAAAAGGGATTCTGCTTGTCGGACCGCCTGGAACCGGTAAAACGCTTCTAGCGCGTGCTGCGGCAGGAGAAGCCGGCGTTCCATTCTTCTCGATCTCCGGATCAGACTTCGTTGAGATGTTTGTAGGGGTCGGGGCATCACGTGTACGTGATTTATTTGAAAATGCAAAGAAAAACGCACCATGTATCATCTTTATCGATGAGATTGACGCAGTCGGACGTCAGCGTGGAGCAGGACTTGGCGGAGGTCACGATGAGCGTGAGCAGACGCTGAACCAGCTTCTTGTTGAAATGGATGGATTTGCAGGCAACGAAGGAATCATCATGATTGCCGCAACGAACAGACCGGATATTCTTGACCCGGCACTTCTTCGTCCAGGACGTTTTGACCGTCAGATTACCGTAGATCGCCCGGATGTTACGGGTCGTGAAGCTGTACTTAAGGTACATGCTAGAAACAAGCCGCTTTCTGACAATATCGACCTGAAAGCCATCGCTCAGCGTACACCTGGATTCTCAGGTGCTGATCTTGAAAATCTTCTGAACGAAGCGGCGCTTGTTGCTGCCCGTCAGGACAAGAAGCTGATCGATATGGGCGATATCGATGAAGCAACAGACCGCGTTATTGCGGGTCCTGCCAAGAAGAGCCGTGTCATCTCTCAAAAAGAGAGAAAGATTGTGGCGTTCCACGAAGCAGGACATACCGTCATCGGGGTTGTGCTTGATGAAGCCGATATGGTTCACAAAGTAACGATCGTACCTCGTGGTCAGGCAGGCGGTTACGCCGTTATGCTTCCGAAAGAGGACCGCTACTTTATGACAAAACCTGAGCTTCTTGATAAGATCACAGGTCTGCTTGGCGGACGTGTAGCTGAGGATATTATCTTTGGTGAAGTATCAACAGGTGCTCACAATGACTTCCAGCGTGCGACGGGAATTGCCCGCCGAATGGTAACGGAATTCGGTATGAGTGATAAGCTTGGACCACTTCAGTTCGGTCAGTCGCAGGGACAGGTATTCCTCGGACGTGACTTTAACAGTGAGCAAAACTATTCTGATAAAATTGCGTATGAAATTGATACAGAGATTCAGCGCATTATTAAAGAATGTTATGAGCGTGCAAAAACGATTCTTACAGAGAACCGTGACAAGCTTGAGTTGATTGCTGAGACGTTACTTGATATCGAAACGCTTGATGCTGAACAGATCAAGAGCCTTGTTGATCACGGGAAACTTCCTGAGCGAGACTACGGCGCCGGCGCTACAAATGGCGACAGCGAGCGTAAGGACGTGACAGAAGAATCAAAAGAGCTTGATTCAGAGGAAACTTCCTCAGAGAAGGCTCCTGAAGAAAAATCTTCTGAAGAGCTGCTCGAGGAAACACCACCTTCTTCAGATGAAGAGCGTAAATCATAA
- a CDS encoding type III pantothenate kinase, translated as MLFVLDVGNTNTVLGVYREDELLHHWRVETNRNKTEDEYGMLVKNLFEHVGLSFSDFDGIIISSVVPPVMFPLERMCKKYFNLKPLVVGPGMKTGLNIKYDNPKEVGADRIVNAVAAIKEHGGSLIIVDFGTATTYCYVNENRQYMGGVIAPGIGISTEALYSKAAKLPRIEIARPDTVIGKSTVSAMQAGIVYGYVGQVEGIVSRMMKEANGPVQVIATGGLASLIAKESDIIDIVDPFLTLKGLQLIYKRNKED; from the coding sequence ATGTTATTTGTATTGGATGTTGGGAACACAAACACTGTTCTCGGGGTGTATCGGGAGGATGAATTACTTCATCACTGGCGCGTGGAAACAAACCGGAATAAAACAGAAGATGAATATGGCATGCTGGTGAAAAACCTGTTTGAGCATGTTGGCCTTTCTTTTTCTGATTTTGATGGGATCATTATTTCATCTGTCGTTCCGCCTGTGATGTTCCCGCTTGAGCGCATGTGTAAAAAGTACTTCAATTTAAAACCGCTTGTCGTTGGACCGGGAATGAAAACCGGTTTAAATATAAAGTATGATAATCCAAAAGAGGTAGGGGCTGACCGGATTGTCAATGCGGTTGCGGCCATTAAAGAACATGGCGGCTCCCTGATTATTGTTGATTTTGGAACAGCAACAACCTATTGTTACGTCAATGAAAACCGTCAGTATATGGGTGGTGTCATTGCACCTGGTATTGGCATTTCAACAGAAGCTCTGTATTCAAAGGCAGCTAAGCTTCCGCGTATTGAAATCGCCCGCCCGGATACGGTGATTGGTAAAAGCACCGTTTCTGCGATGCAGGCCGGAATTGTCTATGGTTATGTTGGTCAGGTAGAAGGGATCGTTTCCCGTATGATGAAGGAAGCGAACGGACCGGTTCAGGTTATTGCCACAGGAGGTCTTGCTTCCTTAATTGCCAAGGAATCGGATATTATTGATATTGTTGATCCGTTTTTAACACTGAAGGGGCTTCAGCTAATCTATAAACGCAACAAGGAAGACTGA
- the hslO gene encoding Hsp33 family molecular chaperone HslO, whose amino-acid sequence MKDYMVRALAYNDQIRAYAVNTTATVQEAQDRHYTWPTASAALGRAMTAGVMMGAMLKGDNHLTVKIEGNGPLGVILVDSNAKGEVRGYVTNPQTHVELNEQGKLDVRGIVGTEGTLTVVKDLGMRENFTGQVPIVSGELGEDFTYYFASSEQVPSSVGVGVLVNPDNTILAAGGFIIQLMPGAEESTVDALEQRLGMIPPVSKMIQEGLSPEQILETVLGEGNVRVLDSLPVSFSCNCSKDRFGAAIIGLGKDEIEAMIEEDGKAEAQCHFCHEKYEYSKGELEEFLEEAK is encoded by the coding sequence ATGAAAGACTATATGGTTCGTGCATTAGCATATAATGATCAGATTCGTGCATATGCTGTCAATACAACGGCTACGGTTCAGGAAGCGCAGGACCGTCATTATACATGGCCAACAGCATCCGCTGCTTTAGGCCGCGCGATGACAGCGGGTGTCATGATGGGTGCCATGCTGAAGGGGGACAATCACCTCACCGTTAAAATTGAAGGGAACGGTCCTCTTGGCGTCATTCTTGTAGATAGTAATGCCAAAGGGGAAGTGCGAGGTTATGTGACCAATCCCCAGACCCACGTGGAACTGAATGAGCAGGGTAAGCTGGATGTCAGAGGTATTGTTGGAACAGAAGGTACGCTGACTGTCGTCAAGGATCTCGGCATGCGTGAAAACTTTACCGGTCAGGTACCGATTGTATCCGGTGAGCTTGGTGAAGACTTCACTTACTATTTCGCTTCATCAGAGCAGGTACCATCCTCTGTAGGAGTCGGCGTTCTTGTGAATCCTGACAATACGATTTTAGCAGCGGGTGGATTTATCATTCAACTGATGCCGGGGGCTGAAGAATCAACGGTTGATGCACTGGAACAGCGTCTTGGTATGATCCCGCCTGTATCGAAAATGATTCAGGAAGGTCTGTCACCGGAGCAGATTCTCGAAACGGTTCTTGGTGAAGGGAACGTGCGTGTGCTTGATTCACTGCCGGTTTCATTCAGCTGTAACTGCTCGAAGGACCGCTTTGGTGCAGCCATTATCGGGTTAGGAAAAGATGAAATTGAAGCCATGATTGAAGAGGATGGGAAAGCGGAAGCGCAGTGTCACTTCTGTCATGAAAAATATGAGTATTCTAAAGGGGAGCTTGAAGAGTTCCTGGAAGAGGCAAAGTAA
- a CDS encoding peptidyl-prolyl cis-trans isomerase produces MTEIRKRRLKAKPLLYIIGFLLVTNLIALIGWITKDGDTPAADAEVVATVGDEEITRQEWLHAIELRYGKEVLQQLVNQSVMEQSAEKFNVVVSEEELEQEMSLLRSVLNVYDQASLPDEAVLRNQVETELILEKLITTEVDLSEEELLAYYEENQDLYNIPDMYRLSQIVLPTEGEAVQTIEELEDESSFEALARERSIDPATASQGGLLGYVPVDSESVDPSILEAASSLSPGEWSDPIPVESGSAIIYLHENVAGLSFEFEEVKSRIERQLAMEQLSVPVTAESFWDEFSISWFYGQAE; encoded by the coding sequence ATGACTGAAATCCGTAAAAGACGTCTAAAGGCAAAACCTCTTTTATATATCATCGGATTTTTACTTGTCACAAACCTGATTGCCCTGATTGGCTGGATCACGAAGGATGGAGATACACCGGCTGCGGATGCAGAGGTTGTTGCCACAGTCGGTGATGAAGAGATCACAAGGCAGGAATGGCTGCACGCGATTGAACTCCGGTACGGAAAAGAAGTGCTGCAGCAGCTCGTGAATCAATCTGTCATGGAACAGTCAGCAGAAAAGTTTAATGTAGTGGTTTCAGAAGAAGAGCTTGAGCAGGAAATGTCCCTGCTCCGCTCTGTTCTGAACGTCTATGATCAGGCTTCTCTGCCGGATGAAGCTGTACTTAGAAATCAGGTTGAAACGGAACTGATTTTAGAAAAACTGATTACAACAGAAGTCGATTTATCAGAAGAAGAGCTCCTTGCTTATTATGAAGAAAATCAGGATCTCTATAACATTCCGGACATGTATCGTCTGTCTCAGATTGTGTTGCCAACGGAAGGGGAAGCGGTTCAGACGATTGAAGAGCTCGAGGATGAGTCCTCCTTTGAAGCGTTGGCGCGCGAACGCTCCATTGATCCTGCAACAGCAAGTCAGGGAGGGTTGCTCGGTTATGTCCCGGTCGACTCAGAATCTGTTGATCCGTCTATTTTAGAGGCGGCCTCAAGCCTTTCACCTGGAGAATGGTCAGATCCGATTCCGGTTGAAAGCGGTTCAGCGATTATTTATCTGCATGAAAATGTTGCGGGTCTGTCGTTTGAGTTTGAAGAGGTGAAATCACGGATTGAACGGCAGCTTGCCATGGAACAGCTGAGCGTTCCGGTCACGGCCGAATCGTTTTGGGATGAGTTTTCAATTTCCTGGTTTTACGGCCAGGCTGAATAA
- the cysK gene encoding cysteine synthase A gives MVRVANNISELVGQTPIVKLNRLVDDQSADVYLKLEYMNPGSSVKDRIALAMIEAAEEKGDLKAGDTLIEPTSGNTGIGLAMIAAAKGYRSVLVMPETMSMERRNLLRAYGAELVLTPGPDGMKGAIKKAEELAAEKGYFMPQQFKNEANPEIHRRTTGKEIVEQMDQLDAFVAGIGTGGTITGAGQVLKEHFNGVKIYAVEPADSPILSGGTPGPHKIQGIGAGFVPDILDTKVYDGVIQVTNDQSFETARRAAKEEGILGGISSGAAIFAALKVAKELGKGKKVLAVIPSNGERYLSTPLYQFED, from the coding sequence ATGGTACGTGTTGCAAATAATATTTCTGAATTAGTCGGGCAAACTCCGATTGTAAAGCTAAACCGTCTCGTTGATGATCAGTCAGCGGACGTTTACCTAAAGCTTGAATACATGAATCCGGGCAGCAGTGTAAAGGATCGTATCGCACTTGCGATGATTGAGGCTGCTGAAGAAAAGGGAGACCTAAAGGCCGGAGATACATTGATTGAACCGACTAGTGGTAATACAGGGATCGGACTTGCGATGATCGCAGCGGCCAAAGGCTATCGTTCTGTTCTTGTCATGCCTGAGACGATGAGTATGGAACGTCGCAATCTGCTTCGTGCCTACGGGGCAGAGCTTGTGCTGACGCCGGGCCCTGACGGAATGAAGGGTGCGATTAAAAAAGCGGAAGAGCTGGCTGCTGAAAAAGGCTATTTTATGCCGCAGCAGTTCAAAAATGAAGCCAACCCTGAGATCCACCGACGCACGACCGGAAAAGAAATCGTCGAACAAATGGATCAGCTGGATGCTTTTGTTGCCGGAATCGGAACGGGTGGAACGATCACCGGAGCCGGACAGGTGCTGAAAGAGCATTTTAATGGAGTGAAGATTTATGCGGTAGAGCCTGCTGATTCACCGATTTTATCAGGTGGAACGCCTGGACCACATAAAATACAGGGAATCGGAGCCGGTTTTGTGCCGGATATTCTGGATACTAAGGTATACGACGGCGTCATTCAGGTGACCAATGATCAATCCTTTGAAACGGCACGCAGAGCGGCAAAAGAAGAAGGTATTCTTGGTGGAATTTCATCAGGTGCAGCGATTTTTGCTGCATTGAAGGTGGCAAAGGAACTCGGCAAAGGAAAGAAAGTACTGGCTGTGATTCCGAGTAACGGAGAACGCTACCTGAGCACACCGCTTTATCAATTTGAAGATTAA
- the murB gene encoding UDP-N-acetylmuramate dehydrogenase, with the protein MIQKNVPLKDYTYTKIGGNADYLAIPKSVEELAKAVEFAQKNNLPWMVLGNGSNVLIQDGGIEGLVILTTSLTNMTIENYTITVQAGAPIIEVSQAARDFSLSGLEFACGIPGSVGGAIYMNAGAYGGEIKDVCTYVTVLTSEGKIEKLSADQLGFDYRTSLVPDKNWIVLEVEFELEPGDQTVIKAKMDELTYLRESKQPLEYPSCGSVFKRPPGHFAGKLIQDSDLQGVQIGGAQVSLKHAGFIINKGDATAKDYLNLVHHVQKTVKEKFGVELEKEVRVIGRA; encoded by the coding sequence ATGATTCAGAAAAACGTTCCGTTAAAAGACTATACGTATACAAAAATCGGTGGTAATGCTGATTACCTGGCGATTCCAAAGTCAGTGGAAGAGCTGGCGAAAGCGGTGGAATTCGCACAGAAAAATAACCTGCCATGGATGGTGCTTGGAAATGGCTCCAACGTACTGATTCAGGATGGCGGTATTGAAGGGCTTGTCATCTTAACGACATCTCTGACGAATATGACAATAGAAAATTATACGATCACGGTTCAGGCTGGGGCTCCAATTATTGAAGTGTCTCAGGCTGCACGCGATTTTTCATTAAGTGGACTTGAATTTGCCTGCGGAATTCCCGGAAGTGTAGGCGGCGCGATCTATATGAATGCCGGCGCATATGGCGGAGAGATTAAGGATGTGTGCACGTACGTAACTGTCCTGACGTCGGAAGGGAAAATTGAAAAATTGAGTGCGGATCAGCTTGGCTTTGATTATCGCACAAGCCTTGTCCCGGATAAAAACTGGATCGTTCTCGAAGTTGAGTTCGAGCTTGAGCCCGGAGATCAGACTGTTATTAAGGCAAAAATGGATGAGCTGACGTATTTACGTGAATCCAAGCAGCCGCTCGAATATCCTTCATGCGGCAGTGTATTCAAGCGCCCACCTGGACATTTCGCCGGTAAATTAATTCAGGATTCTGACCTGCAGGGTGTGCAGATCGGTGGCGCACAGGTTTCACTGAAGCATGCCGGCTTCATCATTAACAAAGGCGATGCCACTGCAAAGGATTACCTTAACCTTGTTCACCATGTACAAAAGACGGTAAAAGAAAAGTTCGGTGTCGAACTTGAAAAGGAAGTCCGCGTAATTGGAAGAGCTTAA